One genomic window of Bacteroidota bacterium includes the following:
- the gyrA gene encoding DNA gyrase subunit A yields the protein MAEGEKIIKINIEEEMKSAYIDYSMSVIVSRALPDVRDGLKPVHRRVLFGMYELGNLSNRPTKKSARIVGEVLGKFHPHGDSSVYYAMVRMAQEWMMRYCLVDGQGNFGSVDGDSPAAMRYTEARLTKIAEETLADIDKNTVNFQNNFDDTLQEPTVLPTRIPLLLVNGTSGIAVGMATNMPPHNLSETCDAIIAFIDKPEITIDELMHYIKAPDFPTGGIIYGYQGVREAFETGRGKIIIRSKCEVETTPSGRGKIVVTEIPYMVNKAELIKSIADMINEKTMEGIAYINDESDREGMRIVIILKKEAVANVVLNNLYKHTQLQTSFNVNNVALVNGKPKTLNVIQLIDNFVKHRQNVIIRRTQFDLEQAEKKAHILLGLLIALDHLDEVIALIRASQTPDEAQSGLMNNFQLTEIQAKAILDMRLQRLVGLERQKIKEEYDELVKLIAHLKEILADESLRMQIIKDELREIKEKYGDERKTEIIRSAEEFIPEDFYADDEMVITISHLGYIKRTPSTEFKTQNRGGKGMKGSASRDEDFIESMFSATMHNTMLFFTEKGKCFWLKVYDIPEGSRASKGRAIQNIINIEQDDTIKAFVNVKSLENEEYINNNFIVLCTQHGIIKKTSLEAYSHTRQKGINAINVREGDTLLEAKLTNGKNNIILAIRSGKALRFPEEKVRPMGRTASGVKGISFDTGNDQVIGMVCIESENQDVLVVSENGYGKRSKVGDYRITNRGGKGVKTLNITDKTGNLIAIKSVTDDDDLMIINKSGLAIRVAVKDLRVSGRATQGVRLINLRGNDSIAAVSLVQAGEEENEGGEEGVDPVEGENIDSSENI from the coding sequence ATGGCAGAAGGAGAAAAAATAATAAAAATTAACATTGAGGAAGAGATGAAATCGGCCTACATTGATTATTCAATGTCGGTTATTGTTTCAAGAGCGTTACCTGATGTGCGGGATGGATTGAAGCCTGTACACCGGAGGGTTTTATTCGGGATGTACGAATTGGGGAATTTGTCGAACAGGCCGACAAAAAAGTCGGCCAGGATAGTGGGAGAGGTTCTGGGTAAATTCCATCCTCATGGCGATAGTTCTGTATACTATGCCATGGTCCGTATGGCTCAGGAATGGATGATGCGTTACTGCCTGGTTGACGGGCAGGGTAATTTCGGTTCGGTTGATGGGGATAGTCCTGCTGCTATGCGTTATACTGAAGCCCGCCTGACCAAAATTGCCGAGGAAACGCTGGCAGATATCGATAAAAATACGGTTAATTTTCAGAATAATTTCGATGATACCTTACAGGAACCTACTGTTTTGCCGACACGTATTCCTTTGTTGCTGGTAAATGGTACTTCGGGTATTGCTGTGGGGATGGCTACCAATATGCCTCCGCACAATCTTTCTGAAACCTGCGATGCCATTATTGCATTTATTGATAAGCCTGAAATTACCATTGATGAATTGATGCATTATATCAAAGCTCCTGATTTTCCCACTGGTGGTATTATTTATGGCTATCAGGGAGTAAGGGAAGCTTTTGAAACCGGACGCGGAAAAATCATTATCCGTTCAAAGTGTGAAGTTGAAACAACTCCCAGTGGTCGTGGAAAGATTGTCGTCACTGAAATCCCTTACATGGTCAACAAGGCAGAGCTGATCAAATCTATTGCCGATATGATCAATGAAAAAACCATGGAAGGCATTGCATATATCAACGACGAGTCCGACCGTGAAGGAATGCGCATTGTGATCATATTGAAAAAGGAAGCCGTAGCCAATGTTGTTCTCAACAACCTTTATAAACATACCCAACTTCAAACTTCCTTTAATGTTAATAATGTTGCCCTGGTCAATGGGAAACCTAAGACATTAAATGTTATCCAGCTGATCGACAATTTTGTAAAACACCGCCAGAATGTTATTATCCGCAGGACGCAATTTGACTTGGAGCAGGCAGAAAAGAAAGCGCATATTCTCCTGGGATTGTTGATTGCCCTTGATCATCTGGATGAAGTAATTGCTTTGATTCGCGCTTCCCAAACTCCGGATGAAGCTCAAAGCGGTTTGATGAACAATTTCCAGCTTACCGAAATTCAGGCAAAGGCAATTCTGGATATGCGTCTGCAAAGGCTGGTAGGATTGGAAAGACAGAAGATCAAGGAGGAATACGACGAATTGGTTAAATTGATTGCCCATCTGAAAGAAATACTGGCTGACGAATCTTTGCGCATGCAGATCATCAAAGACGAACTTCGCGAAATCAAAGAAAAATATGGTGATGAACGAAAGACGGAAATTATTCGCAGTGCCGAAGAATTTATCCCTGAAGATTTTTATGCCGATGATGAGATGGTCATTACCATATCTCATTTGGGTTATATCAAACGTACACCTTCCACGGAATTTAAAACACAGAACCGCGGAGGGAAAGGAATGAAGGGGAGTGCATCGCGTGATGAAGATTTCATTGAGAGTATGTTCTCTGCCACCATGCATAATACTATGCTTTTCTTCACCGAGAAAGGCAAGTGCTTCTGGCTGAAAGTTTACGATATACCAGAAGGTTCGCGTGCATCGAAAGGACGTGCTATTCAGAATATTATCAATATTGAGCAGGATGATACCATTAAAGCATTTGTTAATGTGAAGAGCCTGGAAAATGAAGAATATATCAATAACAACTTCATTGTTCTTTGTACACAGCATGGGATCATTAAAAAGACTTCGCTGGAGGCTTATTCGCATACAAGGCAAAAAGGCATTAACGCCATAAATGTCAGGGAAGGGGATACCCTGCTGGAAGCAAAACTTACCAACGGGAAAAATAATATTATTTTGGCGATCCGGTCCGGTAAAGCACTTCGTTTCCCTGAAGAAAAAGTAAGGCCGATGGGACGTACAGCCTCAGGGGTTAAAGGTATTTCCTTTGACACCGGAAACGATCAGGTGATCGGCATGGTTTGTATTGAAAGCGAAAACCAGGATGTCCTGGTCGTTTCTGAAAATGGATATGGAAAACGTTCTAAAGTGGGGGATTACCGAATCACCAATCGTGGCGGGAAAGGCGTCAAGACCCTCAATATAACCGACAAGACCGGTAATCTGATTGCCATAAAGTCTGTGACCGACGATGATGACCTGATGATTATCAATAAATCCGGACTGGCAATTCGGGTGGCCGTCAAGGACCTGCGTGTTTCCGGACGTGCCACACAGGGAGTACGGCTCATCAACTTAAGGGGAAATGATTCTATAGCTGCTGTATCTCTGGTTCAGGCCGGCGAGGAAGAAAATGAAGGCGGGGAAGAAGGCGTTGATCCGGTGGAAGGTGAGAACATAGATTCTTCAGAAAATATTTAA